Part of the candidate division WOR-3 bacterium genome, CATGGAAGTCACCATGTTTTTCACCTTCTGGGGCCTGAAGGCCATCCAGAAGCCCGGCAAGTCGACCGGCACAGGGTTGATGGGCAGGATGCTGGCGATGATGAACCGCGGCGGCCTGAATGCGATCGGCCCCAGCCGCCTCAACATGGGGGGCCTCGGCCGGTGGATGTTCAAGCTGATGATGAAGCAGAAGGGAGTCGTGTCGCTGGAAGAGCTCTACGAGAGCGCCATCGACCTGGGAGTCAAGATGATGCCCTGCGACATGAGCATGAAGGTGATGGAGATCGATTCCGCCGTGCTGCGGGACAATGTCACCGCGCCGGTCGGCGTGGCCACATTCATCCAGGAAGCAGCCGAAAGCAAGATCACGCTCTTCATCTAGCCGGACGCGCTACGCATAAGGAGAATGCAATGAGCGACGAAATCAAGACCGTTCTGGATCTCAGAGGCCTGCTGTGCCCGATGCCGGTGGTCAAGCTGGCAAAGGCAGTTAAAGGTCTGGCCGCCGGCGAGTTGGTCGAAGCCACCGCGTCGGACCCGGGCGTGCTGGCCGACATCCCGGCCTGGTGCAAGAGCACGGGCAACGAGCTGGTGAAGATGGAGAAGGGCGACAAGGTCTTTACCTTCGTCGTGAGGAAACTGGCGGGCTGAGCATGGAGCTGACGCGATTCCAGGAAGTGGTGCACCTGATCGGCACGCCCGTGCTGGTCGGCCTGTACCTGGTGCGGCTGCTGCTGCTGCTGCGGGCGAAGATGGTCCGCGACCGGTCGCCCGACCCCAAGGGTGACCTGGCCCGCGGGGTCCGGGAGGCCTTTCTGACCCTGGCGGCGCCCTGGAAGATGGACAGCACCCGGCGGCACTGGGGGTTGTATCTGGTGTTCATGTTCCTACACCTGGGGATCGCCTTCAACATCACGCTGGCCTATCTCATCACCTACGCGGGGCCGTTCA contains:
- a CDS encoding sulfurtransferase TusA family protein, which gives rise to MSDEIKTVLDLRGLLCPMPVVKLAKAVKGLAAGELVEATASDPGVLADIPAWCKSTGNELVKMEKGDKVFTFVVRKLAG